Proteins encoded in a region of the Uloborus diversus isolate 005 chromosome 1, Udiv.v.3.1, whole genome shotgun sequence genome:
- the LOC129220649 gene encoding uncharacterized protein LOC129220649, which translates to MPWNCCVPQCSATSNTCKGLSFHSFPTNPREKKKWIISIRSSKTPSKYAKVCGRHFKESDFLTKKTDALENKRMLLKPGAFPELHLPVRSFEKATKLRKVPVSRTKIKETSIIITPTQEIIEEVVMLDDFNVNNEISIECSSTETPSNSIATQTDVATDITTADVTSQTNFSFNFWEDSVKNMKEDQYTCIIDCTEIEMEMPSNPTHQQVTWSEYKQRPTLKALIGISERGVVMFCSDLHGGSISDREIVKRSGILSLVKEGDIILADKGFNVSDLFEQNKAALNIPPFKYD; encoded by the exons atgccTTGGAATTGCTGTGTCCCTCAATGTTCTGCTACTTCCAATACTTGTAAGGGGTTAAGTTTTCATTCATTTCCAACAAAtccaagagaaaaaaagaagtggATTATATCTATTCGTTCTTCGAAAACCCCAAGCAAGTACGCGAAAGTATGTGGCCGACATTTCAAAGAAAGTGACTTCCTTACCAAGAAAACAG ATGCCCTTGAAAACAAAAGGATGCTACTAAAGCCTGGCGCCTTTCCAGAGTTACATCTTCCAGTGAGGTCATTCGAAAAGGCCACAAAATTACGTAAG gTTCCCGTATCCAGGACAAAGATAAAGGAAACTTCAATTATTATAACTCCTACTCAAGAAATAATTGAAGAAGTTGTTATGTTAGATGACtttaatgtaaataatgaaatttcGATTGAATGTAGTAGTACGGAAACACCAAGCAATTCTATTGCAACACAAACTGATGTTGCTACTGATATTACAACTGCTGATGTTACAAgccaaacaaatttttctttta ATTTTTGGGAAGATTCAGTGAAGAACATGAAAGAAGATCAGTATACATGCATAATTGACTGTACAGAAATTGAAATGGAAATGCCATCTAACCCGACCCATCAACAGGTTACTTGGTCAGAGTACAAACAACGGCCCACATTAAAAGCCTTAATTGGTATTTCTGAGAGAGGTGTTGTTATGTTTTGCTCAGATTTACATGGTGGGTCAATCTCTGACAGAGAAATTGTTAAAAGAAGTGGGATCCTTTCCCTAGTGAAAGAGGGGGACATAATTTTAGCAGATAAAGGATTTAATGTCTCAGATTTGTTTGAGCAGAATAAAGCTGCTTTAAATATTCCTCCATTCAAATATG